The DNA sequence TGCAAAGAGATAGCCCACGCTTACGCCAAAACCGGCTCCGAAAAGCGATCTTTCTGCGGCGAGGTAACCCCAGGTTGTATAAATTTCGGTTCCCGGCAGCATCCAGTACCAGCGTACGGAAACGCTGAAAAGTCCGCCGTCGCTGAGCGTGATGAAATTTTTGGGGAGCGCAAAGCGGTATTCGAGGAAAAACGGAATGCCTTGCAGCGTGTACTCGTAACTGTGCGTGTGGCTTTTGCGGTCGGTCAGGACGACGGATTCATTGTCGTAAATAAAACCGATGCCGGCGCTGATGAAGTGGTCTTCTTTAGGCTGCCACTGGATCCCTGCGGTAATCGGGAAGCAGAAATTGACTTTCTGGAAATCCTGCTTGGCGACATTCAGCGATTCGGCACTGCTGACGGCTGTTTCCTTGAAACCTTTGTAGATGGTGTCGATGGCGTTCTGGAAATATTCGCGCTCGCTAAAGCTTATGAATGAAATAGACGGCTGCACAAATACGGACAGAATGGAATTGTCATGATCCAGCTTGTCTTCACTTGCGGCAAAGGCCGTTGCCGAGAACAGCAACGCCATGGAGAGCGAAATTATATTTCTGGATTTGAACATTTTCCGATTGCCTAGTTAGCCAGGTTCTTTTCTTCTTTCTGGAGACGTTTCTTTTCGGATTCTTTTTTCAGGCGCTTTTCGTAAGATTCTTCTGCTTTGGCAATCTTTTCTTCCGCCTTTTTCACGCGCTTCTGAACGTCTGCGTTGTCGCTAGATTCTTCTTTAGCAATGGCGAGATACTGCCTTGCCGATTCGAACTGGTCCAGGTCGGTGTAGGCGTCCGAAATGAGGAAGAGCGTTTCTTGACGGCGCTTGGCGTTAGGATATGTTTCCAAAAATTCCTTGAAGTAAATCACGGCGGCCTGCGGTTTTTCCATGCGCAAATAGAGGCGGCCTGTCTGGAATTCCTTTTCGGCAACGCGGTCTACGAGGAGGTTGTAGTAGTAGTTGACGGAGTCGCGGAGCGGGGTACTCGGGTGGTTTGCGAGATAGCGTTCGAAGTCCTTCATGGCGGTTGTCGTGTTCGATTCGTCACGGTCAATCTTGTAATCCATGTTGAAGGACGAAACCGCTTTGCGGTATTCAGCCGTTTCTGCAAACGGAGAACCCGGGAAGTTTACGATGAAGCTTCCGTATTCGCCGCGAGCTTCAATCCACTGCTCCAGGTTGAAGTGGCTTTCGGCGAGCAGGAACTGAGCCTGTTCCATGTAGCCCGACCCTGCACAGGTAGAAAGAATTCCTTCGAGCTTTTCGATGGAACGTCCATACTTTTTGGCTTTGTAGAGTTCCTCGGCCTCGTTATAGCGCTTTTGGCACCAGTCCGTGTGGGTCATTTTAGATGTGGAGGTTGTTGAACAACCCATCATAGTTGCCATATAAAGGAAAAGAGGAACGAACAGGGTACTCTTGAAAACTTTTTTCATTTTTTTTCTTTGGTTAATTCTAACTTTCACGCTGTAAAGTAGAAAAAAACGACTCTAGAGAAAAATGATTTTAGTTCGCTATGTCTTGAAAGAGCTGATAGGTCCTTTTTTGGCTTCGCTCTTTGGCATTACTTTTTTGTTTGTAGTTGACTTTTTGGTCAAAATCTTGGACAATGTGTTGTCCAAGGGCTTGCCGACATCTACGGTTCTTGAAATTTTTGCGCTGAACTTGGCGTGGATGCTTTCGCTTTCGATTCCGATGGCAGTCCTTGTTGCAAGTCTCATGACTTTTGGCCGTATGTCTGGCGATCAGGAAATCACTGCGGTCAAGGCGGCGGGCGTATCTCCGTTGTCGCTCATGCGTCCGGTCCTGCTTGTTGCGCTTTTGCTTTCTGTATTGATGGTCGTGTTCAATAACTGGGTGCTTCCTGAAGCAAATCACAGGTCCGTGGAACTGATGAATGCCGTTTCTCGCAAGAAACCGCACGTGTTTATCGATGCCGGGCGCCTTATTACGCAGTTCCCGGGAGTGCAGCTCTGGGTGAACCGCATTGATCCTGTTTCGGGAACGCTGTATGGAATCCAGATTTTTGAAATGGAAAAGAAGGGCGCTCCGCGCATTGTCTATGCCGATAGTGCTTCCATGGACTATGTGGACAATGGCGCTACGCTAATGCTTCGTCTCCGCAGTGGAGAGACGCATCTCGTCGATCCTGATGATGCGGATAAGTATTTCCGCATCCGGTTCTTCTCGCAGGATTTGGCGATGCAGAACGTCGATGACCGCCTTGAACGCCGTAGCAGGAGTTACAGGAGTGACCGTGAAATGCCGGTCGAAATGATGTGGGATGTGGTGAAGGATGCTCGTGAAAAGTATGACACCGCAGCGGTCCAGGCTAAGACCCGCCGCCTGCCGACGCTTCTTCGCATTCGCGATTTCGTAAGCGGCGATAGCATTGTTCCTGTTGATGCAAAAAGTGTTCCGATGCTGGATTCTGTGCAGTTTATGCAGGGACTTCGTAAAGTCCGCATTCAGGAAACGTCTTCGCTCCGCGCGACGGAACGTGCCTGGAACCGGATGGATGGCGAACTCAAGCGTGAAGCGCAGTACATGGTTGAAATCCATAAAAAGTTCAGTACCGCGTTTGCATGCTTCATATTCGTCTTGATTGGCGCTCCTCTTGGAATCATGGCGCGCAAGGGCGGCATTGGCACTGGTATCCTCTATAGCCTTGCGTTTTTTGTCATTTACTGGATTTGCCTTATCGGTGGCGAAAACCTTGCTGATCGTCTTGTGGTCTCTCCTGAACTTGCCATGTGGATTTCCAATATCATCATTGGCGTATTCGGCATTTTCCTCACGCGGGCGATGGTTCGTGACCGCTTCACGGGCAATTCTAAGGTTTTGCGCTTCTTTAGGATCGTTGGCCGCTATACGGGCATTACCCAGTGTATCAGGGCGGCTTGTTGGTTGTTCGGTAAACTCAAGAAGAGGTTCGGATGAAATTTTCTAGATACCTTGTCTGGAATTTCCTGAAGATGTTCCTCATCGTGGTGTGCGGGGCTATTCTCATATTTGTCGTAATTGACTTTGTCGGTAACATCAAGACGTGGCTTGCCCGTGACATGAAGTCGGTGAGCGATTATTACTTGAGCTATCTTCCGTATATCTTGTACTTGATTACTCCGGTAGCCTTGTTTATTGCGGTTCTTGCCTCGGTGGGCAATATGGCGCGTCATCTCGAAATGAGTGCCATGCAGAGTTCCGGGCAAAGCCCGTTCAAGACTCTTCTCCCGATATTCTTCCTGGGCGTCCTCATGTCGATTGGTTCGTACGAAATGAGCGAACACTGGCTGCCGGATGCAAACCACAAGCGTTTTGAAATCATGGAAACCAATGCCCAAAAACGTAAGAACCCGCGCATCAAGGAAAAGCAGGACTTCACGTTTATTGATAGCGAAAAGAATAGCTGGTATTTTAAGCATTATTCAGGCAAAAGTAAAATTGGCCGTGATGTTGTCCTCCTGGTCCGCGATCGAGGACGCTTGGTTGAACGTTACGATGTCCGTATTATCCGCTGGATTGACCAGGATTCTGTTGCTGGTACGGGGTACTGGAAATTTGAAAGCGGCTTCCAGCGCATTTTCAAGAAGGATGGCTCTGTCGAAGTCGTTCCTATCCGTCAGAAAAACATGAAGGGGAGGGTGTCTACTCACCCGAATGACTTGATCAACGAACGCCAGCTTGCCGACGAGATGGATTCCAAGATGGTCAAGGCTCGAATCAATGTGTTGCGACGATCCGGTGAAGATACCCGCGCCATGGAAACGGCCCTCCAGTTTAAGTATTCCGCTCACTGGATGAACTTGATTGTCCTTTTGATCGGGGCGGCCCTTTGTCACCGGTATAGCCGTTCTGGAGGGCTGTCGCAGAAATTTGGTGTTGGCCTGTTGCTTGTTTTTAGCTATTATATTTTGGAGAGAATCGGGCTTAAAATGGGTGAAAATGGGGCTTTGTCGCCGTTCTGGGCGGCGTGGAACAGTCACTTCATTTATGCGAGTCTCGCGTTTGTCATGCTATATCGATCGTTCCGCTTGTAGAGGGTTTAAATGTCCGTATCTGAAATATTGTTTGTAGTTGCTGGTGCATTGTTGGGGCTTGCTTTTCAGGGGGGCATGTTCCTTTTCCTTATTCCGTTTGCGGTAGTTGCGTTTTCACTTGCGGTCATGAACCGCCCGAACAGTCCGAATACATCCGTGATTCCTGTTATTAAGAGGGACAAGCGTTCAACGGCTCTTACGCCGGTTGTTTCTCCGGATATCCGCAATGAATTTACGAATGACGTAAAGCTGGAGACGAATGAACCCAATTCTTCGCTCCGTGTGAATCAAATCTGGTCCCGTGCGAATTCGGATGTCGATAAAACATTCGGTGATATTTTGCGTTGCCTTAGGCTGCTTATGCCTGATGCGAACACGTTCACGATTTTTACGAATGGCGGAAGCCCAAACGAATTTCGCTTAAGGGCGTTCCAGAGCGATGTCCAGAATTTTATTGATTCGAGCGCAAAGATTACCGAGAATACCGGCATCCTGAGTCAGCTTTTGCGCCCAGGCGTTTCCCGTATTCTGGAAGGGGACCTGCTTGTCAGTAAGCGACTCCCGTATTACATCGAAAATAGAAGGATTCGCTCGCTGATTGGCGTTCCGCTGCTTGATCGAGACGAACGTCGTCTGGGGGCGATTCTCGTGGATTCCCTGCGCCCGAATGCATTTAAGGAACCCGAAGCCCAGGCGCTCACGTTCATGTCCCATGTGATGTACATGCTGAGCTTTAAGAGCTTTGTTTCGGCACAGAACTATATTGAACAGCAGCAGTTCAGTGTGCTTTACCGTTACCAGCGCAAGTTCTTCCAGACGATGACGGTGAAGGACATTTATAAACAAATGTTTGAATACGTCAAGGAGAACATGCCGTTTGACCGCTTGACGATTCTTGCGCTCGACAACCCGAAGGAATGTTCCGGGCGAGTTGTTTATTGCGTCGGTATGGATTCTGAACAGTTTGTCGATAAGAAATTTACGTTGTCCGACAAGGGCATCTTTGTGCTTGCACTTATGAGGAACCGCCCTGTGTTCCGATCGTTCACTTCGGGCTATGCCGATTACGTGCCGCGCTTGAACGATTCCGAAAAGCGCAACATGGAACTGCGCCAGTTGTTTGTAATGCCTGTCGCTTCGGAACCTGATGCGAAGACTGCTGAACTTGCCATTTGCCTTGAAAGCCGCTATACGAACCGCTATCAGGATCACGAAAAGAAGCTGCTCAAGGCGTTTGCCGGTGTTGCCGGTTTTGCTTATGCCCGTGCTCGCCAGGTCGAAAAGGACAAGGACCTTGCCACGCGTGACGGCCTTACGGGACTCATGAACCACCGTTCTCTGCAAGAAGCGCTCCGCACGGAAAAGGTACGCGCCGACCGCAAGAAGTACAACATCGGCGTGTTGATGATGGACATCGACCATTTCAAGAGCGTGAACGATACTTACGGTCACCCGGTTGGCGATGAAGTCATCAAGGGAATTGCAACGGCAATCAGCGGTGAAATCCGCAAGGAAATTGACGTCGTGGCGCGCTACGGCGGTGAAGAATTTGTGGTGGCTCTCGTCGATACGACTCCGGAAGGCATGATTGAAACGGCTGAACGCATCCGCAAGGCGGTGGGCAAGCTCGAATTCAACGTGCATTTGACGGACCCGCTCCGCGTGACGGTAAGTATTGGCGCCTTCCTAGTGAAACCGGAATTCTCGGACATGAAGAAGGCCGTGAACAATGCTGACCAGGCTCTCTACAAGGCGAAGGATGGCGGCCGTAACCAGGTTGTCCGTTTTGAAACCGTAGAAACTGGAACGGTGGGAGATTAGTAGACGGTAGGCAGTAGACAGTAGGAAGGGTTGCAAAATGAAAAAGTCTTTTCTTACTTGACGAATTTAGACGCAAAAACGTCGTTGCTCACTTACTGCCAAACATCTAACCATCAACCACTAACCACTTCCTACTTCCTACTTCTAACTTCCTACTAACCTATGTTCACTGCTCTCGATTGGTTTGTCTTATTTGCTTACTTGCTCCTCTCACTTGCCATTGGCTTGTGGGTTTCCCGTGGCAACAAGAACCTCAAGGAATACATGTTCGGCGGCGGCTCGATGCCGTGGGTGGCCGTGGGCATTAGCCTTATCGCGACTTCCGTGAGCGCGACGACGTTCCTTGGTGCGCCTGCCGATGTCTTCGGCGACGACATGACTTTTTTGATGTTCCAGATCGGAGCCTTGCTTAGCATTGTGGTCGTGGGCTTTGTGTTTATCCCGAGGTTCCGCACGTCGGGCATTTCGAGCGCTTATGAACTTTTCGAAGTGCGTTTCGGGAGCCGCTCGGTGCGCCGTTTGGCTGCAGTCTTTTACTGCTTGCATCTGCTCCTCCGCACAGGCATTTTGCTTTACGCGCCCTCGCTAGTGCTTGCGCAGATTTTGCACATCGACTTGAAATTGGCCATTATCGTCTCGGCGGCGATTGCAATTTTCTACACGTGGTTTGGCGGCATCAAGGCGGTCATCTGGACCGACGTGATGCAGTTCTGCGTGTTCTTTGGCGGTGGCGTTCTCGTGCTCTTGATTATTGCAAGTCAAGTGGGCGGCTTTGGAGAAATGGCGACACTCGCAAGCGAAGCGGGCAAGACGCGTTGGTGGAATCCGTCGATGGACATTTCCGATGCGCGTACGCTTATTTCGGCTGGCTTTGCATATGCAATTCTTGAAATTGCGATTCGCGGTTGCGACCAGCAGTTTGTACAGCGCTACCTCAGCTGCAAGGACGTGAAGGCGGCGAACCGTTCAAGCGTGCTTTCGATGGTGCTTGGCTGCGCGGTCTCG is a window from the Fibrobacter sp. UWB4 genome containing:
- a CDS encoding outer membrane protein assembly factor BamD, which codes for MKKVFKSTLFVPLFLYMATMMGCSTTSTSKMTHTDWCQKRYNEAEELYKAKKYGRSIEKLEGILSTCAGSGYMEQAQFLLAESHFNLEQWIEARGEYGSFIVNFPGSPFAETAEYRKAVSSFNMDYKIDRDESNTTTAMKDFERYLANHPSTPLRDSVNYYYNLLVDRVAEKEFQTGRLYLRMEKPQAAVIYFKEFLETYPNAKRRQETLFLISDAYTDLDQFESARQYLAIAKEESSDNADVQKRVKKAEEKIAKAEESYEKRLKKESEKKRLQKEEKNLAN
- a CDS encoding sensor domain-containing diguanylate cyclase, with product MSVSEILFVVAGALLGLAFQGGMFLFLIPFAVVAFSLAVMNRPNSPNTSVIPVIKRDKRSTALTPVVSPDIRNEFTNDVKLETNEPNSSLRVNQIWSRANSDVDKTFGDILRCLRLLMPDANTFTIFTNGGSPNEFRLRAFQSDVQNFIDSSAKITENTGILSQLLRPGVSRILEGDLLVSKRLPYYIENRRIRSLIGVPLLDRDERRLGAILVDSLRPNAFKEPEAQALTFMSHVMYMLSFKSFVSAQNYIEQQQFSVLYRYQRKFFQTMTVKDIYKQMFEYVKENMPFDRLTILALDNPKECSGRVVYCVGMDSEQFVDKKFTLSDKGIFVLALMRNRPVFRSFTSGYADYVPRLNDSEKRNMELRQLFVMPVASEPDAKTAELAICLESRYTNRYQDHEKKLLKAFAGVAGFAYARARQVEKDKDLATRDGLTGLMNHRSLQEALRTEKVRADRKKYNIGVLMMDIDHFKSVNDTYGHPVGDEVIKGIATAISGEIRKEIDVVARYGGEEFVVALVDTTPEGMIETAERIRKAVGKLEFNVHLTDPLRVTVSIGAFLVKPEFSDMKKAVNNADQALYKAKDGGRNQVVRFETVETGTVGD
- a CDS encoding LptF/LptG family permease — translated: MKFSRYLVWNFLKMFLIVVCGAILIFVVIDFVGNIKTWLARDMKSVSDYYLSYLPYILYLITPVALFIAVLASVGNMARHLEMSAMQSSGQSPFKTLLPIFFLGVLMSIGSYEMSEHWLPDANHKRFEIMETNAQKRKNPRIKEKQDFTFIDSEKNSWYFKHYSGKSKIGRDVVLLVRDRGRLVERYDVRIIRWIDQDSVAGTGYWKFESGFQRIFKKDGSVEVVPIRQKNMKGRVSTHPNDLINERQLADEMDSKMVKARINVLRRSGEDTRAMETALQFKYSAHWMNLIVLLIGAALCHRYSRSGGLSQKFGVGLLLVFSYYILERIGLKMGENGALSPFWAAWNSHFIYASLAFVMLYRSFRL
- a CDS encoding sodium:solute symporter; amino-acid sequence: MFTALDWFVLFAYLLLSLAIGLWVSRGNKNLKEYMFGGGSMPWVAVGISLIATSVSATTFLGAPADVFGDDMTFLMFQIGALLSIVVVGFVFIPRFRTSGISSAYELFEVRFGSRSVRRLAAVFYCLHLLLRTGILLYAPSLVLAQILHIDLKLAIIVSAAIAIFYTWFGGIKAVIWTDVMQFCVFFGGGVLVLLIIASQVGGFGEMATLASEAGKTRWWNPSMDISDARTLISAGFAYAILEIAIRGCDQQFVQRYLSCKDVKAANRSSVLSMVLGCAVSILFYWVGAALFVFYKKAQVATLPEGLGQNDVFPYFIVNALPSGVTGLIVAAICAAAMSSLSGAINSLSNTSERDFLGWDESTGMGGLKRAKIWTAVWGVLGVFFALFAATQQGSLLKNALFFTGLFTGPLLGMFLLAFFADKIFGTAEKALRAWVVIVAVLCGMASLVLIQGIPAFGVKAVFDGIFSWPWMPFISMTTTIVVAIVVNFVANLVCANRL
- a CDS encoding LptF/LptG family permease, which encodes MILVRYVLKELIGPFLASLFGITFLFVVDFLVKILDNVLSKGLPTSTVLEIFALNLAWMLSLSIPMAVLVASLMTFGRMSGDQEITAVKAAGVSPLSLMRPVLLVALLLSVLMVVFNNWVLPEANHRSVELMNAVSRKKPHVFIDAGRLITQFPGVQLWVNRIDPVSGTLYGIQIFEMEKKGAPRIVYADSASMDYVDNGATLMLRLRSGETHLVDPDDADKYFRIRFFSQDLAMQNVDDRLERRSRSYRSDREMPVEMMWDVVKDAREKYDTAAVQAKTRRLPTLLRIRDFVSGDSIVPVDAKSVPMLDSVQFMQGLRKVRIQETSSLRATERAWNRMDGELKREAQYMVEIHKKFSTAFACFIFVLIGAPLGIMARKGGIGTGILYSLAFFVIYWICLIGGENLADRLVVSPELAMWISNIIIGVFGIFLTRAMVRDRFTGNSKVLRFFRIVGRYTGITQCIRAACWLFGKLKKRFG